A region of Erinaceus europaeus unplaced genomic scaffold, mEriEur2.1 scaffold_393, whole genome shotgun sequence DNA encodes the following proteins:
- the LOC132536436 gene encoding uncharacterized protein LOC132536436: MGDHISEESELRGWDDMSQNPTACGRGTLGSAVRPPPGRPPPGSQSTSAWQTGPDFSPLRSFGRLGRSSGRQTVPRGLTKDASEPGLASATGMECGHSARGPCSHRLGRRESVRSPPDRGLQSRWEPGPEPLDAQERGPMSVGLCVGCVTCRGHGNHGWSSPVAFALAAWGLAWGESLGPWAVGVTSLWAVTSDPGSLRPASPFVCAGWDHGEVGGSVISFREKVLESCRPARCSVHGQRRSQCGKALACPSCARVMVSAGVSAQRVGGGGPGAVLWAGR; encoded by the exons ATGGGTGACCACATTTCAGAGGAGTCAGAGCTGAGGGGGTGGGACGACATGTCCCAGAATCCCACAGCCTGCGGCAGAGGGACCCTGGGTTCAGCTGTGCGGCCTCCGCCAGGCAGACCCCCACCCGGCTCCCAGAGCACTTCCGCGTGGCAGACGGGCCCTGATTTTTCACCGCTGAGG AGTTTTGGCAGGCTCGGCCGCTCGTCAGGGAGGCAGACAGTACCACGGGGCTTGACTAAGGACGCGTCTGAGCCTGGCCTGGCCTCCGCCACGGGCATGGAGTGCGGTCACTCTGCCAGGGGCCCCTGCTCGCACAGGCTGGGACGCAGAGAATCTGTGAGAAGCCCTCCAGACCGTGGGCTGCAGTCCCGCTGGgaaccaggacctgagcccctggACGCTCAGGAGAGGGGTCCCATGTCGGTCGGGCTCTGCGTCGGCTGTGTCACCTGTCGGGGCCATGGCAACCACGGCTGGAGCTCTCCTGTGGCCTTTGCCCTGGCTGCCTGGGGCCTGGCGTGGGGGGAATCCCTGGGCCCCTGGGCTGTGGGAGTAACGTCCTTATGGGCTGTGACTTCAGACCCAGGGTCCCTCAGGCCAGCGTCTCCATTCGTTTGTGCAGGATGGGACCACGGGGAGGTTGGAGGGTCAGTAATCAGCTTTCGAGAGAAGGTTCTAGAAAGCTGCAGGCCAGCTCGGTGCTCGGTTCACGGGCAGAGGAGGAGCCAGTGTGGCAAAGCCTTGGCCTGTCCATCTTGTGCTCGTGTGATGGTCAGCGCTGGGGTCTCTGCCCAGCGGGTAGGAGGTGGTGGACCTGGCGCTGTCCTGTGGGCTGGAAGGTGA